GACAAGCGCGTGCGGTGAGCGATCGGCAACCATGGCGGCGAGCTCGTGCATGAGGAAGGTGGGCACGGGAACGCGACGGGCACGGTTGGACTTCGGGCTGCCGATGTGAAGAGTACCGTTGACCTCCACGGCGTTCGTGACAATGTGAAGTCGACTCTGGCGAAGATTGAGGTCCTTGACCTCCAGAGCAACGGCTTCGCCCCAGCGGATCCCCGTGTAGGCGAGGGTGAGCACCAGGAGCATGTGCGGTCCTGATGCAGCAGCGAGACGCGCCACCTCCGAGTGCGTCAAGTAGCCGTGCTTGCCGCGCATCTTCTTCGGCAGCCCAACGCGCGCGACGCGAGCGGGGTTTGTAGCGATGAGACCGTCGTAGACGGCGTCGTCAAGGATGCTGGCGAGCACGCCGAACGTGCGGATTGTGACTGTCGCACCGACCTCGCCGGACAGCTTTGCGACCCACGCTCGCACGTCGGTGTGACGGATCTCCGACAGCTCCCATCGCCCCCAGGTCGGTTCAACGCGGAGGCGCCAGGCTGTCTCGATCGGAGAGTAGGAGGAGGGCTTCAAAGAGGCCTTCTTGGCTGCCAGCCACACCGGTCCAAGGTTCGCCAGTTTGGTCTTGCCTGCCTCAGGGTCGACGAAAGTTGTGCTGGTTGAACCGGTAGCAAAGAGCGAAGCCCAGCCATGCTCTGAAGCTGCGCGCGAGGCGATCGATTCTCTCCACCCAAACGATCGAGGCCGGTCACTTCGGTCAAGGCCGTGTCCGCCCACGGCGCTCGTGTTCGACGAAGAAGGCCCGAGCGTTCGCGATGTCCTGCACGCTCGGCGACACGGTCGTGTTGAAGGCGCGCGCATGCGACGTCGCTCCGACCTGGACGTCGCTGAGGGGCGGGACCGTCGATGGAGCCC
The genomic region above belongs to Microbacterium lacus and contains:
- a CDS encoding tyrosine-type recombinase/integrase yields the protein MWLAAKKASLKPSSYSPIETAWRLRVEPTWGRWELSEIRHTDVRAWVAKLSGEVGATVTIRTFGVLASILDDAVYDGLIATNPARVARVGLPKKMRGKHGYLTHSEVARLAAASGPHMLLVLTLAYTGIRWGEAVALEVKDLNLRQSRLHIVTNAVEVNGTLHIGSPKSNRARRVPVPTFLMHELAAMVADRSPHALVFPNERGKHMRRTRASSGSRSWFKTALKRADLPPMTLHDLRHTAASLAVQSGAHVKTIQRMLGHTSAAMTLDVYSDLFEDDLDAVSAALDEAAMKSGLGDLFAPPQKPAPPSPRPAVKARPPINSHGIGLT